In Myxococcus stipitatus, the following are encoded in one genomic region:
- a CDS encoding nuclear transport factor 2 family protein, translating into MSTVSLLLLLLTAAPVKETKSADPKVTIAAVLDDWHQAAAKADEARYFSHFTPDAIYLGTDATERWTRDEFRAWARPYFSKGEAWKFKAVSRHITLSKDGAVAWFDEMLDTPNLGPSRGSGVLVKDGATWKIAQYHLSVPIPNDIVEEVVKRIQTHEAKGAPKK; encoded by the coding sequence GTGTCCACTGTCTCCCTGTTGCTGCTCCTGCTCACCGCCGCACCCGTGAAGGAAACGAAGTCCGCGGACCCCAAGGTCACCATCGCGGCGGTGCTGGATGACTGGCACCAGGCGGCCGCGAAGGCGGATGAGGCCCGCTACTTCAGCCACTTCACGCCCGACGCCATCTACCTGGGCACGGACGCCACCGAGCGCTGGACGCGCGACGAGTTCCGCGCGTGGGCCAGGCCCTACTTCTCCAAGGGCGAGGCCTGGAAGTTCAAGGCCGTCTCGCGCCACATCACCCTGTCGAAGGATGGCGCGGTGGCGTGGTTCGACGAGATGCTGGACACGCCCAACCTGGGGCCCAGCCGGGGCAGTGGTGTGCTGGTGAAGGACGGCGCCACCTGGAAGATTGCCCAGTACCACCTGTCGGTGCCCATCCCGAACGACATCGTCGAGGAGGTGGTGAAGCGCATCCAGACGCACGAGGCGAAGGGGGCCCCGAAGAAGTAG
- a CDS encoding alpha/beta hydrolase: MVLESFQVGEGAVPTVLLHGFLGSGRNLRSLANAWSAADPHRRFLLPDLTGHGASPLPPPGADLFTLARDVVDTARAQGFTGALDWVGHSLGGRVSLAASLHVPEAVAKVSLLDIAPGPVPFDLSDSGMVLGILLQAPSRAANRKDMRAELTGRGLSDGLTDWLLMNLVTDGDGVRWRFDRQALAELHARVNGMDLWAALERPDHPPMRCVRGGRSRYVSDEEAARMEAAGCPVTTLPGAGHFVHVDTAKELLEWLLRG; encoded by the coding sequence GTGGTCCTCGAGAGCTTCCAGGTGGGTGAAGGGGCTGTGCCCACGGTGCTGCTGCACGGCTTCCTCGGCTCGGGGCGCAACCTGCGCTCGCTGGCGAACGCGTGGAGCGCGGCCGACCCGCATCGCCGCTTCCTCCTGCCGGACCTCACGGGCCACGGCGCCTCACCCCTCCCGCCGCCTGGCGCGGACCTCTTCACCCTCGCGCGCGATGTGGTGGACACCGCGCGGGCCCAGGGCTTCACCGGCGCGCTCGACTGGGTGGGCCACTCGCTCGGCGGACGCGTCTCGCTCGCCGCCAGCCTGCACGTGCCCGAGGCCGTCGCGAAGGTGAGCCTCCTGGACATCGCGCCCGGCCCCGTGCCGTTCGACCTGTCCGACAGCGGCATGGTGCTGGGCATCCTGCTCCAGGCGCCCTCGCGCGCGGCGAACCGCAAGGACATGCGCGCGGAGCTCACCGGCCGCGGCCTGTCGGATGGCCTGACGGACTGGCTCTTGATGAACCTGGTGACGGACGGCGACGGCGTGCGCTGGCGCTTCGACCGGCAGGCGCTGGCGGAGCTGCACGCGCGGGTCAACGGCATGGACCTCTGGGCCGCGCTGGAGCGGCCGGACCACCCGCCCATGCGCTGCGTTCGCGGAGGCCGCTCGCGCTACGTGTCCGACGAGGAGGCCGCGCGCATGGAGGCCGCGGGCTGCCCGGTGACGACGCTCCCGGGCGCTGGCCACTTCGTCCACGTGGACACGGCGAAGGAGCTGTTGGAGTGGCTGCTGCGCGGCTGA
- a CDS encoding caspase family protein encodes MTSRSTARGWGRVAAGLAALVLVAWGADSRAAAPVEEPDAMLRRFALIVGSSEGGPGRERLRYAGSDALAMSRVLEDLGGVLPTDRVLLLEADRDALLAALERLRSLVEAASTPGVRRELVVYYSGHSDADGLLPRGERVPYEDLRKLMGKVPVDVRIAILDSCGSGALTRFKGGLRRPAFLTDASAQVRGHAYLASSSADEVAQESDVIGASFFTHFLVTGLRGAADTTGDGRVTLHEAYQFAFHETLARTERSQGGPQHAAYDIQLAGSGDLVMTDLRGSAARVRVAEDVQGRLFVRDWGNQLVAELQKPSGRRLSLGLDAGRYHVTLERPTQRFEAELVVGTKSDAELRVGDFVPVTLTRTASRGGPAKDVPLANESGTARDDLPTVAVNLSLVPPVSTSALWGGSGLNHVALGGLAVRSYQLRGLGAAGGVGWVDGTMEGAQVAGIANVTGGEALGLQVALGGNLAFGGATGGQVAAVINYSERAFSGLQLSLVGNRADHEMRGVQLVGAVNMVEDLMGAQVGIFNLAGSVSGAQVGLINVADNVRGLQLGIINIADDVSVPIGLLSLVRKGRISFEVWTDDISPLSVGVKYGSRTVHVVASIGVKSKEESWRTFKSLGVGVHLPFGAADRYYVDVDLSTGSWQHQVFGKTSNNSLFQLRTSVGWELKRRFALFGGVSVNLYEPPPEEEDREVTWLPQWKVEKGDRAARVWPGLFLGVRI; translated from the coding sequence ATGACGAGCAGGAGCACAGCGCGCGGATGGGGACGCGTGGCCGCAGGGTTGGCCGCGCTGGTGCTGGTGGCGTGGGGCGCTGACTCCCGCGCCGCCGCGCCAGTGGAGGAGCCGGATGCCATGCTCCGCCGCTTCGCCCTGATTGTCGGCTCCAGCGAGGGCGGGCCCGGGCGTGAGCGGTTGCGCTACGCGGGGTCGGATGCGCTGGCCATGTCGCGTGTCCTGGAGGACCTGGGCGGGGTGCTGCCCACGGACCGGGTCCTCCTGTTGGAGGCGGACCGGGACGCGCTGCTCGCGGCGCTGGAGCGGCTGCGCTCCCTGGTGGAAGCCGCCTCGACGCCGGGCGTGCGGCGCGAGCTGGTGGTGTACTACTCGGGCCACTCGGACGCGGATGGCCTGTTGCCGCGCGGCGAGCGCGTGCCCTACGAAGACCTGCGCAAGCTCATGGGCAAGGTGCCCGTGGACGTGCGCATCGCCATCCTCGATTCGTGTGGCTCCGGCGCGCTCACCCGGTTCAAGGGAGGCCTGCGCCGCCCCGCGTTCCTCACGGATGCGTCCGCGCAGGTGCGCGGCCATGCGTATCTCGCCTCCAGCTCCGCGGACGAAGTGGCGCAGGAGTCGGATGTCATCGGCGCGTCCTTCTTCACGCACTTCCTCGTCACCGGCCTTCGCGGCGCGGCGGACACCACGGGTGACGGGCGCGTCACGCTGCACGAGGCCTACCAGTTCGCCTTCCACGAGACGCTGGCCCGCACCGAGCGCTCGCAAGGCGGGCCGCAGCACGCCGCCTATGACATCCAGCTGGCGGGCAGTGGCGACCTGGTGATGACGGACCTGCGAGGCTCCGCCGCGCGGGTGCGCGTGGCGGAGGACGTGCAGGGCCGGCTCTTCGTGCGCGACTGGGGCAACCAACTGGTGGCGGAGCTCCAGAAGCCCTCGGGGCGGCGGCTCTCGCTGGGCCTGGACGCGGGGCGCTACCACGTCACGCTGGAGCGGCCCACGCAGCGCTTCGAGGCGGAGCTGGTCGTCGGGACCAAGAGCGACGCGGAGCTGCGCGTGGGCGACTTCGTCCCGGTGACGCTCACGCGCACGGCGTCACGCGGAGGCCCGGCGAAGGACGTGCCCCTGGCGAATGAGTCGGGGACGGCGAGGGATGACCTGCCCACGGTGGCGGTCAACCTGTCGCTGGTGCCGCCGGTGTCCACCTCCGCGCTGTGGGGTGGCAGTGGCCTGAACCACGTGGCGCTCGGCGGGTTGGCCGTGCGCTCGTACCAGCTCCGGGGCCTGGGAGCGGCGGGAGGCGTGGGCTGGGTGGATGGGACGATGGAGGGCGCGCAGGTGGCCGGCATCGCCAACGTCACGGGCGGCGAGGCGCTGGGGCTCCAGGTCGCCCTGGGCGGCAACCTCGCGTTCGGTGGCGCGACGGGTGGACAGGTGGCGGCGGTCATCAACTACTCGGAGCGGGCCTTCTCCGGCCTCCAGCTGTCGTTGGTGGGCAACCGCGCGGACCATGAGATGCGCGGCGTTCAGCTGGTGGGCGCGGTGAACATGGTGGAGGACCTCATGGGCGCGCAGGTGGGCATCTTCAACCTGGCGGGCAGCGTGTCGGGCGCGCAGGTGGGGCTCATCAACGTGGCCGACAACGTGCGTGGGCTCCAACTGGGCATCATCAACATCGCGGACGACGTGTCGGTGCCCATCGGTCTGCTCAGCCTCGTGCGCAAGGGGCGCATCTCCTTCGAGGTCTGGACGGATGACATCTCGCCGCTGTCGGTGGGGGTGAAGTACGGCAGCCGCACGGTGCACGTGGTCGCGAGCATCGGCGTGAAGTCCAAGGAGGAGTCCTGGCGCACCTTCAAGTCGCTGGGCGTGGGGGTGCACCTGCCCTTCGGCGCGGCGGACCGCTACTACGTGGACGTGGACCTCTCCACGGGGAGCTGGCAGCACCAGGTCTTCGGCAAGACGTCGAACAACAGCCTCTTCCAGCTGCGCACCAGCGTGGGCTGGGAGCTCAAGCGGCGCTTCGCCCTCTTCGGTGGCGTGTCGGTCAACCTCTACGAGCCGCCGCCGGAAGAAGAGGACCGCGAGGTGACGTGGCTGCCGCAGTGGAAGGTCGAGAAGGGGGACCGGGCCGCGCGTGTGTGGCCCGGCCTCTTCCTGGGCGTGCGCATCTGA
- a CDS encoding TonB family protein, giving the protein MSSNVKARAALAAASMWVATPALAQAPQPEAPAAQAPQAPQPTITKAPELVRSVSAQYPEQALAQGLTASVRLIITIGADGAVTDVQPTEPVGNGFDEAAIAAVRQFQFSPAEVDGVPAPVQVEYVYNFTLNTPPPAEGESAEAAAPKATLTGQLISRGSRSRVAGATVRCGDEADAAEAVSDEEGRFTLEVPPGECAMRVIASGYQLYQTKETLKANETTEVKLYLAPAGSAFETVVRSARPKKEVVRRTITREEAQKTPGTFGDPIRVIQTLPGVARAPFISGDLLVRGSNPGQTATMMDGVRIPNLFHLLGGPSVVNAEFIDSLDFYPGGYGSQYGRAVGGVVDVSTRKGAADTVHGSVKVDVLDAGFFLEAPIVEGISVAAAARRSYVDALLPVFLPKDEGTTLSIVPVYWDYQLRLDFGAKRGETPEPGAARSTGYVMAFGSDDKLRLVSGGEKQDRDITLDSRTRFHRVKGDWTYRKGNFSSVLTPYVGVDYSDISIGGYSEHDTIYSLGARELVTLELAPELVVRTGLDVYFDHVKIDARTPAPGGTEYVPFPGAEPVAEIIHEKLTMNGFDGALFAEMDFKLGPVTITPGVRGNLQKVGATRNVLLDPRLWVRYAATENTSLKGSLGLYSQPADTFQFIYAPYGNPLLGYQRAFQSSLGVEQRLWESWNVDVTGFYNRRFENVAAPGDVRPTEDGGFVQDRFVNAGIGKAYGVELMVKKERASATDKWYGWLSYTLSHAEDGRAGVKPQRGSAIGDGGGPPGGFGEETYGLSAWDQTHILTLVGTYLLGNGWELGGRFRLTTGRPTTPLANRGDIYNSDSNNFGPTYGRYFSARASTFHQLDVRIEKGWQFDNWTLALYMDVQNLYNAKNVEFVFNDYRYRKVRDIPGIPILPVLGVKGSF; this is encoded by the coding sequence ATGTCCTCGAACGTGAAAGCCCGCGCTGCGCTCGCCGCCGCCTCCATGTGGGTGGCCACTCCGGCGCTCGCTCAGGCTCCGCAGCCCGAAGCCCCCGCCGCGCAGGCGCCCCAGGCCCCGCAGCCCACCATCACCAAGGCCCCGGAGCTGGTGCGGTCCGTGAGCGCCCAGTACCCCGAACAGGCGCTCGCCCAGGGGCTCACCGCCTCCGTGCGCCTCATCATCACCATCGGCGCGGACGGCGCGGTGACGGATGTGCAACCCACGGAGCCCGTGGGCAACGGCTTCGACGAGGCGGCCATCGCCGCCGTGCGCCAGTTCCAGTTCTCCCCCGCGGAAGTCGACGGTGTCCCCGCGCCGGTGCAGGTGGAGTACGTCTACAACTTCACCCTCAACACGCCGCCGCCCGCGGAGGGCGAGTCCGCCGAGGCCGCGGCCCCCAAGGCCACCCTCACCGGCCAGCTCATCTCCCGAGGCAGCCGCTCCCGCGTGGCCGGCGCCACCGTGCGCTGCGGCGATGAAGCCGACGCGGCGGAGGCCGTGTCCGACGAAGAGGGCCGCTTCACCCTCGAGGTGCCGCCGGGTGAGTGCGCGATGCGTGTCATCGCCTCCGGCTACCAGCTCTACCAGACGAAGGAGACGCTCAAGGCCAACGAGACCACCGAGGTGAAGCTCTACCTGGCCCCGGCCGGCAGTGCCTTCGAGACGGTGGTGCGCTCCGCGCGGCCCAAGAAGGAGGTCGTCCGCCGCACCATCACGCGCGAGGAGGCGCAGAAGACGCCGGGCACCTTCGGCGACCCCATCCGCGTCATCCAGACGCTGCCGGGCGTGGCGCGCGCGCCGTTCATCTCCGGCGACCTGCTGGTGCGCGGCTCCAACCCGGGCCAGACGGCGACGATGATGGACGGGGTCCGCATCCCCAACCTCTTCCACCTGCTCGGCGGCCCGTCCGTGGTCAACGCCGAGTTCATCGACTCGCTCGACTTCTACCCGGGCGGCTACGGCAGCCAGTACGGCCGCGCGGTGGGCGGCGTGGTGGACGTGAGCACGCGCAAGGGCGCGGCGGACACGGTGCACGGCTCCGTCAAGGTGGACGTGCTCGACGCGGGCTTCTTCCTGGAGGCGCCCATCGTCGAGGGCATCAGTGTGGCGGCCGCCGCCCGGCGCTCGTACGTGGATGCGCTCCTGCCCGTGTTCCTCCCCAAGGACGAGGGCACCACGCTCTCCATCGTCCCCGTGTACTGGGACTACCAACTGCGCCTGGACTTCGGCGCCAAGCGCGGCGAGACGCCGGAGCCCGGGGCCGCGCGCAGCACCGGCTACGTCATGGCCTTCGGCAGCGACGACAAGCTGCGCCTGGTGTCCGGCGGTGAGAAGCAGGACCGGGACATCACCCTGGACTCGCGCACGCGCTTCCACCGGGTGAAGGGCGACTGGACGTACCGGAAGGGGAACTTCTCCTCCGTGCTCACGCCCTACGTGGGCGTGGACTACTCCGACATCAGCATCGGCGGCTACTCCGAGCACGACACCATCTACTCGCTGGGCGCACGCGAGCTGGTGACGTTGGAGCTGGCCCCCGAGCTCGTCGTGCGCACGGGCCTGGACGTCTACTTCGACCACGTGAAGATCGACGCGCGGACCCCGGCCCCGGGCGGCACCGAGTATGTGCCCTTCCCCGGCGCCGAGCCCGTCGCGGAAATCATCCACGAGAAGCTCACGATGAACGGCTTTGACGGGGCCCTTTTCGCCGAGATGGACTTCAAGCTGGGCCCCGTCACCATCACCCCCGGCGTGCGAGGCAACCTCCAGAAGGTGGGGGCCACGCGCAACGTCCTGTTGGACCCCCGGCTGTGGGTCCGCTACGCGGCCACGGAGAACACCTCCCTCAAGGGCTCGTTGGGCCTCTACAGCCAGCCCGCGGACACCTTCCAGTTCATCTACGCCCCCTACGGAAACCCGCTCCTGGGCTACCAGCGCGCCTTCCAGTCGAGCCTGGGCGTGGAGCAGCGGCTGTGGGAGTCGTGGAACGTGGACGTCACCGGCTTCTACAACCGCCGCTTCGAGAACGTGGCGGCGCCGGGCGACGTGCGGCCCACCGAGGACGGCGGCTTCGTCCAGGACCGCTTCGTCAACGCGGGCATCGGCAAGGCGTACGGCGTGGAGTTGATGGTGAAGAAGGAGCGCGCCTCCGCCACGGACAAGTGGTACGGCTGGCTGTCGTACACGCTCAGCCACGCCGAGGACGGCCGCGCGGGCGTCAAGCCCCAGCGGGGCAGCGCCATCGGCGACGGCGGTGGACCGCCGGGCGGCTTCGGCGAGGAGACCTACGGCCTGAGCGCCTGGGACCAGACGCACATCCTCACCCTCGTGGGCACCTACCTGCTCGGCAACGGATGGGAGTTGGGCGGCCGCTTCCGCCTCACCACCGGCCGGCCGACGACGCCGCTGGCGAATCGGGGTGACATCTACAACTCGGATTCAAACAACTTCGGGCCCACGTATGGCCGCTACTTCTCCGCTCGCGCCTCCACGTTCCACCAGCTGGACGTCCGCATCGAGAAGGGCTGGCAGTTCGACAACTGGACCCTGGCGCTCTACATGGACGTGCAGAACCTCTACAACGCGAAGAACGTCGAGTTCGTCTTCAACGACTACCGGTATCGAAAGGTCAGGGACATTCCAGGCATCCCCATCCTCCCCGTGCTGGGCGTGAAAGGAAGCTTCTAA
- a CDS encoding TonB family protein: protein MTTSALDNGLVLPRRGGNGLLVGFVTGSLALHGLGLVVLHTRPPERAAPQKPVELVMVEVAKPPPPPPPPEVKEEPKPEPPPPPKVRIKPPPIKVAEAPKPLPPPPDDAPPPPNETPPPDAKPAPLVVGISMSSTTAGGGFAAPVGNTLYGRTADRAKAPQEVKAYSAPKYTPIYQVDREPQLASEVKIPYPEEARRAGIEGTVTLSITIDPEGRVVAARVLKGPGYGLEEAAREAILRFRFRPAFKGGEAVSTEMKYAYTFLLD from the coding sequence ATGACGACGAGCGCGCTCGACAATGGTCTGGTCCTGCCCCGACGGGGCGGCAATGGGTTGCTGGTGGGGTTCGTCACGGGCTCGCTCGCGCTGCACGGGCTGGGGTTGGTGGTGCTGCACACCCGCCCGCCGGAGCGCGCCGCCCCGCAGAAGCCCGTGGAGTTGGTGATGGTGGAGGTGGCCAAGCCGCCTCCGCCGCCGCCTCCTCCCGAGGTGAAGGAGGAGCCCAAGCCCGAACCGCCTCCTCCGCCCAAGGTCCGCATCAAGCCGCCCCCCATCAAGGTCGCCGAGGCCCCCAAGCCCCTGCCTCCGCCCCCCGACGACGCGCCGCCTCCGCCCAACGAGACGCCGCCTCCCGACGCGAAGCCCGCGCCCCTGGTCGTCGGCATCTCCATGTCCTCCACCACCGCGGGCGGAGGCTTCGCGGCCCCGGTGGGCAACACCCTCTATGGCCGCACCGCGGACCGGGCCAAGGCGCCGCAGGAAGTGAAGGCGTACAGCGCGCCCAAGTACACGCCCATCTACCAGGTGGACCGTGAGCCGCAGCTGGCCAGCGAGGTGAAGATTCCGTATCCCGAGGAGGCCCGCCGCGCGGGCATCGAAGGCACGGTGACGCTGTCCATCACCATCGACCCCGAGGGGCGCGTCGTGGCGGCGCGAGTGCTGAAAGGCCCGGGCTACGGCCTGGAAGAGGCCGCGCGCGAGGCCATCCTCCGCTTCCGCTTCCGTCCCGCCTTCAAGGGGGGCGAAGCGGTCTCCACCGAGATGAAGTACGCCTACACGTTCCTCCTCGATTGA
- a CDS encoding biopolymer transporter ExbD: MAGSAQDNDEEITGINVTPLVDIVLVLLIIFMVTANFIVRETVEVDLPRAANGGETVQGLVNVVLDKEGKFYFDGAQVTEVELTQKVAEAVAKDKDTRAIISADQSIAYGQVMRLIDTVKGQGIAKFALNIEKDVAPAPRG, translated from the coding sequence ATGGCCGGCAGCGCTCAAGACAACGACGAGGAAATCACGGGCATCAACGTCACGCCGCTCGTGGACATCGTGCTGGTGCTCCTCATCATCTTCATGGTGACCGCCAACTTCATCGTCCGCGAGACGGTGGAAGTGGACCTGCCCCGCGCGGCCAACGGCGGCGAGACGGTGCAGGGCCTGGTCAACGTGGTGCTCGACAAGGAGGGCAAGTTCTACTTCGACGGCGCCCAGGTGACCGAAGTGGAGCTGACCCAGAAGGTGGCCGAGGCCGTCGCCAAGGACAAGGACACCCGCGCCATCATCAGCGCCGACCAGAGCATCGCCTACGGACAGGTGATGCGGCTCATCGACACGGTGAAGGGCCAGGGCATCGCCAAGTTCGCGCTCAACATCGAGAAGGACGTCGCCCCCGCGCCGCGGGGCTGA
- a CDS encoding MotA/TolQ/ExbB proton channel family protein: protein MSSIAVLAQVPAENLGWLSSKLLGVTLTSAEWVLWILVCLSVLSIGIMLERTVYFARNRLPDSEALAVRLARGELDAVRTAIQGRRGMEAAIIREGLASSAQGADSVEQVIASTMARERPQYERFLSFLGTLGNNAPFIGLFGTVLGIIKAFHDLGSMNAKGGAIQQTVMGGISEALVATAVGLAVAIPAVVAFNIFNRQLKTLTSRANALGHALVGSLKAEVR, encoded by the coding sequence ATGTCGTCCATCGCCGTCCTGGCCCAGGTTCCCGCGGAGAATCTCGGGTGGCTCAGCAGCAAGCTTCTCGGCGTCACGCTCACTTCCGCCGAGTGGGTGCTGTGGATCCTGGTGTGCCTGTCGGTGCTGTCCATCGGCATCATGCTGGAGCGCACGGTGTACTTCGCCCGCAACCGCCTCCCGGACTCGGAGGCGCTCGCCGTGCGGCTGGCCCGCGGCGAACTCGACGCGGTCCGCACCGCCATTCAAGGCCGTCGGGGCATGGAGGCCGCCATCATCCGCGAGGGCCTGGCCTCCTCCGCGCAAGGCGCCGACTCCGTCGAGCAGGTCATCGCCTCCACCATGGCCCGTGAGCGCCCCCAGTATGAGCGCTTCCTGTCCTTCCTCGGCACGCTGGGCAACAACGCCCCGTTCATCGGCCTGTTCGGCACCGTGCTCGGCATCATCAAGGCCTTCCACGACCTGGGCTCCATGAACGCGAAGGGCGGCGCCATCCAGCAGACCGTCATGGGCGGCATCTCGGAGGCGCTCGTCGCCACCGCCGTGGGCCTGGCCGTCGCGATTCCCGCCGTCGTCGCCTTCAACATCTTCAACCGTCAGCTCAAGACGCTCACCAGCCGCGCCAACGCCCTGGGCCACGCCCTGGTCGGCAGCCTGAAGGCGGAGGTTCGCTAG
- a CDS encoding SDR family oxidoreductase, with protein MCAMQGKSVVVTGASMGIGEELAVALAARGANLVLAARSEDALQKVKQRCEAAGGKAVAVATDVGDPEACRRMVERAVEAFGGIDVLVNNAGVSMDALFEEVTDLGVFERLMRINYLGSVYSTHHALPHLKARRGLLVAISSLTGKTGVPTRTGYAASKHAMHGFFDSLRVELMGTGVDVTVVCPGFVDTNVRANALGKDGKPLQQSKHNESDGTNMDLGTCVSIILKAMDQREREVVMTAKGKLGQYLKVFTPGLLDRIVFKTIRDRRR; from the coding sequence ATGTGCGCCATGCAAGGAAAGAGCGTGGTGGTCACAGGTGCATCCATGGGGATTGGGGAGGAGCTGGCGGTGGCGCTGGCGGCCCGGGGGGCGAACCTGGTGTTGGCGGCGCGCAGCGAGGACGCGCTCCAGAAGGTGAAGCAGCGGTGTGAGGCGGCGGGAGGGAAGGCGGTGGCGGTGGCCACGGATGTGGGAGACCCGGAGGCGTGCCGGCGGATGGTGGAGCGGGCGGTGGAGGCGTTCGGGGGTATCGACGTGCTCGTGAACAACGCGGGGGTGTCGATGGATGCGCTCTTCGAGGAGGTGACGGACCTCGGCGTGTTCGAGCGGCTGATGCGCATCAACTACCTGGGCTCGGTGTACAGCACGCACCATGCGCTGCCGCACCTGAAGGCGCGGCGAGGGTTGTTGGTGGCCATCTCCTCACTGACGGGGAAGACGGGCGTGCCCACGCGCACGGGTTACGCGGCGAGCAAGCATGCGATGCACGGGTTCTTCGACTCGCTGCGCGTGGAGCTGATGGGCACGGGCGTGGACGTGACGGTGGTGTGCCCGGGCTTCGTGGACACGAACGTGCGAGCCAACGCGCTGGGCAAGGACGGCAAGCCGCTCCAGCAGAGCAAGCACAACGAGTCCGATGGCACCAACATGGACCTGGGCACCTGTGTGTCCATCATCCTGAAGGCCATGGACCAGCGCGAGCGCGAGGTGGTCATGACGGCCAAGGGCAAGCTGGGTCAGTACCTCAAGGTCTTCACCCCGGGCCTGCTGGATCGCATCGTGTTCAAGACGATTCGGGACCGGCGGCGGTGA
- a CDS encoding trypsin-like peptidase domain-containing protein, whose amino-acid sequence MELDGGERDELLLALLGAFPSVEELRRVVASVCHRDLEALVPTGGPREHARGLIHRAESEGWTRELVTGVHGAQPRHPRLHRFVQGYLASVQRSIPRRSLERIVGSAWDGGGADGWRRRLAAIERRVCRVEPVVGASLGTGFLVSRDVVLTNYHVIENRLLESLRVRFDHKVLPDRTLLQPGKQYTVKRCIARSSYSPADLMHPRPREATADELDYAFLQVEGAPGDEEVEEGDSRGWLELPEEQVPCVPGSLALIVQHPEGQPMSVVLDEFLGVNASRTRVSYRTSTSPGSSGAPCFTQDLRLAALHHSGGPRMPSATGHNEGIPADTIRHSLPPEVKLLLGWR is encoded by the coding sequence ATGGAGCTCGACGGCGGGGAGAGGGACGAGTTGCTGCTGGCGTTGCTGGGGGCCTTCCCCTCGGTGGAGGAGCTCCGCCGGGTGGTGGCCTCTGTCTGCCATCGGGACCTGGAGGCGCTCGTTCCGACGGGCGGCCCGAGGGAGCACGCGCGGGGGCTGATTCACCGCGCCGAGTCGGAAGGGTGGACGCGCGAGCTGGTGACAGGCGTGCATGGAGCCCAGCCCCGGCATCCTCGGCTGCATCGCTTCGTGCAAGGGTATCTGGCGTCGGTGCAGCGGAGCATTCCGCGCCGCAGCCTGGAGCGCATCGTCGGCTCGGCGTGGGATGGGGGCGGAGCGGACGGATGGCGGCGGAGGCTGGCGGCCATCGAACGGCGGGTATGCCGGGTGGAGCCCGTGGTGGGGGCCTCGTTGGGCACGGGCTTTCTGGTGTCTCGTGACGTGGTGCTCACCAACTACCACGTCATCGAGAACCGGCTGCTCGAGTCGCTGCGCGTGCGCTTCGACCACAAGGTGCTGCCGGACCGGACGCTGTTGCAGCCGGGCAAGCAGTACACGGTGAAGCGTTGCATCGCGCGCAGTTCGTACAGCCCCGCGGACCTGATGCATCCGCGTCCACGCGAGGCGACCGCGGATGAGCTGGACTACGCCTTCCTGCAGGTGGAGGGGGCGCCAGGGGACGAGGAGGTGGAGGAGGGGGATTCGCGCGGCTGGTTGGAGCTGCCCGAGGAGCAGGTGCCGTGTGTGCCGGGGAGTCTGGCGCTCATCGTCCAGCACCCGGAGGGGCAGCCGATGAGCGTGGTGTTGGATGAGTTCCTGGGGGTCAACGCTTCGCGCACGCGCGTGTCGTATCGGACGTCGACGAGCCCGGGGTCATCGGGGGCGCCGTGCTTCACGCAGGACCTGCGGTTGGCCGCGCTGCATCACAGTGGCGGTCCGCGCATGCCGTCCGCTACCGGGCATAACGAGGGCATTCCAGCGGACACCATCCGGCATAGCTTGCCGCCCGAGGTGAAGCTGTTGCTGGGTTGGCGGTAG